In a single window of the Raphanus sativus cultivar WK10039 chromosome 9, ASM80110v3, whole genome shotgun sequence genome:
- the LOC108828486 gene encoding 16 kDa phloem protein 2 encodes MPHGTLEVVLVSAKGLEDTDFLNSMDPYVQFTCRTQDQKSNVASGQGTTPEWNETFIFNVSEGTTELKAKIFDKDVGTEDDHVGEATLPLEPVFLEGEIPPSAYNVVKDGEFKGEIWIALSFKPSENRSRGFEEESYGGWKNSEASY; translated from the exons atgCCTCATGGAACTCTTGAAGTTGTTCTTGTCAGCGCCAAAGGACTTGAGGACACAGATTTTCTGA ACAGCATGGATCCTTATGTGCAATTCACTTGTCGGACTCAAGATCAGAAGAGCAATGTCGCATCAG GACAAGGCACGACTCCAGAATGGAACGAGACATTTATCTTCAATGTCTCTGAAGGAACAACAGAGCTAAAAGCCAAAATCTTTGACAAAGATGTTGGCACAGAGGATGATCATGTTGGTGAAGCAAC CCTTCCATTGGAGCCGGTTTTCTTGGAAGGAGAGATCCCACCAAGTGCATACAATGTGGTGAAAGATGGAGAGTTCAAAGGCGAGATCTGGATCGCATTATCCTTCAAACCTTCG GAAAACCGAAGCAGGGGGTTTGAAGAGGAGTCTTATGGAGGCTGGAAAAACTCTGAAGCTTCTTACTAA